Below is a genomic region from Miscanthus floridulus cultivar M001 chromosome 1, ASM1932011v1, whole genome shotgun sequence.
ACTAATTTTTAGTTCAGTGATCCAAATGCTTGCATGTACATGATTTTGTAGAATGTTACTCTTTTAGATGAttttaaacctcagaaagttatGGATTTTGGGACGAATAGAGTTCATTTCTCTCTTCTTGTGGGCCCCGCCGGCAGCTCCGTCAGAAGTCAGAACACATGCCACACGTGATGTAATTCTCCTGAAACGCAGGCGCTTGCTGCCAGTGTGCGCCGCCTCGTTGTCGTCGGAAGAGGCAAGCACGGCAGCATCACCATGGCACTGTCACACATGCCGCCAACATATACACCATACTCGTACCAACTGCACAAGGATATGGTACAATATTACGAGTACTTGGGTGCATTCGGCACAGCGCACAACATTTCAGCATCTAcatatctttctttcttttttcttttgcatCAAAGGCAGGAAAGGTTTTGGAGCCACCGGATAAGCGCTCACGTTACACGTTGTGGTCGTTTCAGAGCAGGTTTGAGATGAGCCGTCGCTTGAGGGTCCTCGAGGTGGACTGGTACGAACGGACCAGCAGGCCGGCGCCGATGCCGACGCCGAGGCAGATGCCCAGGCTGATGCCGACGCCGACCCTCACGCCTGCGGTGAACCATGACAGCTCGCTGTACTCCTCGCCGTCGTCAACCCCGTCGGACCTCGTGTAGaggctgtcgtcgtcgtcgtccgcgtCCGGGTCGGGCTTGTAGCATCTGTAATCCGATTCCGATTCCTGCACGCGACACGCAGCAGAGTTAAGACTTCAGAGTAAAACTTTTCTGAATTCAACGAAGGACGAAAAGAATTGAGCGCACTGTGATAACAAATCAGATTGTACGTACCTCTGGGTGATGCTTGGGAGGCGTTTCTTTCATGTCCTCCACCTGCTCGCCGCACTCCGGGATCGGGTCCATGAACGCCTTCACCTGGCGCCGCCGCCTGAACCGCAGCTGCATGGCCCTGGTGAACACGACCGGCGTGCCCCGGAACACGCCTACGACGTACACCTCCACCACGGGCGGCTTCGTGTCATCcctctccccgccgccgccgcacccgcacCTCAGGAACCCCGAGCCGCGCTGCGTCGCCACCTGGCACTTCATCACCCAGCTCCTGGTGGTGGAGCCCTTGCTGTCCACGTCGCAGTCGC
It encodes:
- the LOC136503361 gene encoding uncharacterized protein At1g01500-like, translating into MGDIPEPEAAMAVPEPSSSLALRVFYLRVSRCEVDESMLGTLTLTHTPLTPDTILDVSGADRQPGIISNGNGKGSSVSFALRRDRADKRSEEATFVCTATVRVSGSVRFKVQSKDESIVVGILEVCDCDVDSKGSTTRSWVMKCQVATQRGSGFLRCGCGGGGERDDTKPPVVEVYVVGVFRGTPVVFTRAMQLRFRRRRQVKAFMDPIPECGEQVEDMKETPPKHHPEESESDYRCYKPDPDADDDDDSLYTRSDGVDDGEEYSELSWFTAGVRVGVGISLGICLGVGIGAGLLVRSYQSTSRTLKRRLISNLL